A section of the Felis catus isolate Fca126 chromosome B2, F.catus_Fca126_mat1.0, whole genome shotgun sequence genome encodes:
- the LOC101083514 gene encoding histone H2B type 1-K produces MPEPAKSAPAPKKGSKKAVTKAQKKDGKKRKRSRKESYSVYVYKVLKQVHPDTGISSKAMGIMNSFVNDIFERIAGEASRLAHYNKRSTITSREIQTAVRLLLPGELAKHAVSEGTKAVTKYTSAK; encoded by the coding sequence AtgcctgagccagccaagtcCGCCCCGGCCCCGAAGAAGGGCTCGAAGAAGGCGGTGACCAAGGCGCAGAAGAAGGACGGCAAGAAGCGCAAGCGCAGCCGCAAGGAGAGCTACTCGGTGTACGTGTACAAGGTGCTGAAGCAGGTGCACCCCGACACCGGCATCTCGTCCAAGGCCATGGGCATCATGAACTCGTTCGTCAACGACATCTTCGAGCGCATCGCGGGCGAGGCGTCGCGCCTGGCGCATTACAACAAGCGCTCGACCATCACGTCCCGGGAGATCCAGACGGCCGTGCGCCTGCTGCTGCCCGGGGAGCTGGCCAAGCACGCCGTGTCCGAGGGCACCAAGGCCGTCACCAAGTACACCAGCGCAAAGTGA
- the LOC101083265 gene encoding histone H2A type 1-J has translation MSGRGKQGGKARAKAKTRSSRAGLQFPVGRVHRLLRKGNYAERVGAGAPVYLAAVLEYLTAEILELAGNAARDNKKTRIIPRHLQLAIRNDEELNKLLGRVTIAQGGVLPNIQAVLLPKKTESHHKTKGK, from the coding sequence ATGTCCGGACGCGGGAAGCAGGGCGGCAAGGCTCGCGCCAAGGCCAAGACGCGCTCGTCGCGGGCCGGGCTGCAGTTCCCGGTGGGCCGCGTGCACCGCCTGCTCCGCAAGGGCAACTACGCCGAGCGGGTGGGGGCCGGCGCGCCGGTGTACCTGGCGGCCGTGCTGGAGTACCTGACGGCCGAGATCCTGGAGCTGGCGGGCAACGCGGCCCGCGACAACAAGAAGACGCGCATCATCCCGCGCCACCTGCAGCTGGCCATCCGCAACGACGAGGAGCTCAACAAGCTGCTGGGCCGCGTCACCATCGCGCAGGGCGGCGTCCTGCCCAACATCCAGGCCGTGCTGCTGCCCAAGAAGACCGAGAGCCACCACAAGACCAAGGGCAAGTAG